The Brasilonema sennae CENA114 genome includes a region encoding these proteins:
- the ilvD gene encoding dihydroxy-acid dehydratase, translated as MLKSRIIFDDAIEKSKLLKTLRRIGCAMPTYRSKTSTQGRNMAGARALWRATGMHTADFEKPIIAVANSFTQFVPGHVHLKDLGQLVCREIEAAGGVAKEFNTIAVDDGIAMGHDGMLYSLPSREIIADSVEYMVNAHCADALVCISNCDKITPGMLMAALRLNIPAVFVSGGPMEAGKTKLSEHKLDLVDAMVVAADDSISDEVAEEYERSACPTCGSCSGMFTANSMNCLTEAIGLALPGNGTVLATHFDRKDLFLNAARTIVSITRRYYEQDDESILPRSVASFKAFENAMMLDIAMGGSTNTILHLLAAAHEAGVDFTLTDIDRLSRKVPQFCKVAPNTPKYHIEDVHRAGGIPSILGELDRAGLLHTEVPTVHSKTLLEALDHWDVMRTDDEAVHTFFKAGPAGIPTQQAFSQSTRWPSLDLDRENGCIRSVQNAFSTQGGLAVLYGNLAERGCIVKTAGVDESIHVFEGRARIYESQDAAVKGILSDEVKSGDVVIIRYEGPRGGPGMQEMLYPTSYLKSKGLGKTCALFTDGRFSGGTSGLSIGHASPEAAAGGNIALVQDGDRIVIDIPNRTINVDLSAEELANRRVAMEAKGKDAWKPELPRQRRVTPALKAYALLATSPDQGAVRNLEMLE; from the coding sequence TTGCTCAAATCGAGAATCATCTTTGACGATGCGATTGAAAAGTCTAAACTATTAAAAACCCTTAGACGAATAGGATGTGCCATGCCGACCTATCGATCCAAAACCTCCACCCAGGGACGCAATATGGCGGGTGCCCGTGCGCTCTGGCGCGCCACCGGAATGCACACTGCGGATTTCGAGAAGCCAATCATTGCGGTCGCCAACTCTTTTACCCAATTCGTACCCGGCCACGTTCACCTGAAGGATCTAGGCCAATTGGTGTGCCGTGAGATTGAAGCTGCTGGTGGTGTAGCCAAGGAATTCAACACCATCGCAGTGGACGACGGCATCGCCATGGGGCATGACGGGATGCTCTACAGTCTGCCCTCGCGTGAGATCATTGCCGATTCGGTCGAGTACATGGTCAACGCCCATTGTGCCGATGCCCTGGTCTGCATTTCCAACTGTGACAAGATCACCCCTGGTATGTTGATGGCAGCCCTACGTCTCAACATTCCCGCAGTATTCGTCTCCGGCGGTCCTATGGAAGCCGGTAAGACAAAGCTGTCGGAACACAAACTGGACTTGGTGGACGCCATGGTGGTTGCTGCGGACGACAGTATCAGCGACGAGGTTGCCGAGGAATATGAGCGTTCCGCCTGCCCAACCTGTGGCTCCTGCTCTGGCATGTTCACCGCCAACTCCATGAACTGTCTCACCGAAGCGATTGGCCTTGCCTTGCCAGGTAACGGCACTGTGCTTGCAACCCATTTCGACCGTAAGGATCTGTTCCTCAACGCCGCGCGAACCATTGTCAGTATTACCCGTCGCTACTACGAGCAGGACGATGAATCGATACTGCCACGCTCCGTGGCCAGTTTCAAAGCGTTTGAAAATGCCATGATGCTGGACATCGCCATGGGCGGTTCAACCAACACCATTCTGCACTTACTAGCCGCCGCCCATGAAGCTGGTGTTGATTTCACCTTGACCGACATCGACCGCCTGTCGCGTAAGGTTCCACAATTTTGTAAGGTGGCACCTAATACACCCAAGTATCATATCGAGGATGTTCACCGTGCTGGCGGCATCCCCAGCATTCTCGGCGAACTTGATCGTGCCGGACTACTCCACACAGAGGTGCCGACGGTTCACAGTAAGACGCTCTTGGAAGCGCTCGATCACTGGGATGTCATGCGTACTGATGACGAAGCCGTCCACACCTTCTTCAAGGCAGGCCCTGCGGGTATTCCAACTCAGCAAGCTTTCAGTCAATCGACCCGTTGGCCCTCACTCGACCTGGATCGGGAAAACGGCTGTATCCGCAGCGTCCAAAACGCCTTTAGCACTCAGGGCGGACTTGCTGTGCTATATGGCAACCTGGCTGAGCGCGGTTGTATTGTTAAGACGGCAGGCGTAGACGAAAGCATTCATGTGTTTGAAGGTCGGGCGCGCATCTATGAAAGTCAGGATGCCGCTGTCAAAGGAATTCTCAGCGATGAAGTGAAATCCGGTGACGTGGTGATCATTCGCTATGAAGGTCCGCGTGGTGGACCTGGCATGCAGGAAATGCTCTATCCGACCAGTTACCTTAAATCCAAGGGTTTGGGTAAGACTTGTGCCTTATTCACCGACGGTCGCTTCTCAGGCGGTACTTCGGGCCTCTCGATTGGTCATGCCTCTCCGGAGGCGGCGGCGGGCGGTAATATTGCTCTGGTTCAAGATGGCGATCGCATCGTGATCGACATCCCCAATCGTACCATCAATGTGGATCTATCGGCGGAGGAATTAGCCAATCGTCGTGTTGCCATGGAAGCGAAGGGCAAAGATGCTTGGAAGCCGGAGCTACCCCGGCAACGTCGGGTGACTCCCGCGCTCAAGGCTTATGCACTGCTGGCGACGAGCCCGGATCAAGGCGCGGTACGAAACCTGGAAATGCTCGAGTAG
- the ychF gene encoding redox-regulated ATPase YchF, with protein sequence MLRAGIVGLPNVGKSTLFNAVVANAKAEAANFPFCTIEPNVGIVSVPDERLNVLSKISSSKQIVPARVEFVDIAGLVKGASQGEGLGNQFLSHIREVDAIIHVVRCFENDDIIHVAGSVEPARDIEIINLELGLADLAQIERRIERTRKQARTSKEGQIELALLEKLAAVLNEGKSVRQVSLTEEEAEIIKPLELLTNKPIIYGANVSEDELATGNEYVEKVREIASAENAQVVVVSAQVESELVELPEEERSEFLASLGVEEGGLKSLIRATYTLLGLRTYFTTGEKETRAWTITAGMSAPQAAGVIHSDFERGFIRAETVAYKDLSTAGSMNSAKEKGQVRSEGKDYVVQEGDVMLFRFNV encoded by the coding sequence ATGCTACGAGCCGGAATTGTCGGACTCCCCAACGTTGGAAAATCGACTTTGTTTAATGCCGTGGTTGCCAATGCCAAGGCAGAAGCAGCCAACTTCCCTTTTTGTACTATAGAACCGAACGTCGGCATTGTCTCTGTGCCGGATGAGCGGTTAAATGTTTTATCGAAGATTTCCTCCTCAAAACAAATTGTTCCGGCGCGTGTTGAGTTTGTAGATATTGCCGGTTTGGTCAAAGGTGCTAGCCAGGGGGAGGGACTGGGTAACCAATTTCTCTCCCACATCCGGGAAGTTGATGCAATTATTCATGTCGTGCGATGTTTCGAGAATGATGATATCATTCACGTTGCTGGTTCAGTTGAGCCAGCACGAGATATTGAAATCATCAATTTAGAGCTTGGTTTAGCCGATTTGGCACAAATTGAACGACGGATTGAACGCACCCGTAAACAAGCTCGTACTAGCAAAGAAGGACAGATTGAATTAGCTTTGCTGGAAAAATTAGCTGCTGTATTAAATGAAGGGAAATCAGTACGGCAAGTTAGTTTGACCGAAGAAGAAGCCGAGATTATTAAACCACTAGAACTGCTCACCAATAAACCGATCATTTATGGTGCCAATGTGTCTGAAGATGAATTGGCAACGGGTAATGAATACGTAGAAAAAGTGCGAGAAATTGCATCAGCTGAAAATGCACAAGTTGTCGTCGTTTCTGCCCAAGTTGAATCGGAATTAGTTGAATTGCCAGAAGAAGAACGGTCTGAATTCTTGGCATCTTTGGGTGTAGAAGAAGGTGGTTTAAAATCTTTAATTCGCGCTACTTATACTTTGTTAGGTTTGCGTACTTACTTCACAACAGGAGAAAAAGAAACCCGTGCTTGGACGATCACAGCAGGAATGTCAGCACCACAAGCAGCCGGTGTGATTCACAGCGACTTTGAACGAGGATTCATTCGGGCAGAGACTGTTGCTTATAAGGATTTATCCACAGCAGGTTCAATGAATAGTGCCAAAGAAAAAGGGCAAGTTCGCAGTGAAGGAAAAGATTACGTCGTGCAAGAAGGCGATGTGATGTTGTTCCGCTTTAATGTGTGA
- a CDS encoding iron uptake porin gives MRRFLLASVSGASFLCLIARPLSAQVIPNPDIANNTYIINDAAEQLPDNNSTFIEVKSKIHSIKKRSQIQEKFIVSADSKQQNSFALNQKQESNNLGLTAKFPNRVPASNVIAQVTSVSQLSDVQPTDWAFQALQSLVERYGCIAGYPNGTYRGNRAMTRYEFAAGLNACLNRVNELVATATADLVKREDLATLQRLQQEFTAELATLRGRVDVVEARTAELQANQFSTTTKLSGEAIIAAIGATGGAPGRNDPNIILTNRVRLNLNTSFTGKDLLITGLQAHNFLGGLDGRGSLQESLGLAPSGFSASSARVSFEPQFPGVDPKTLSSTGSNDVELYKLVYIFPIAKKLTLFAGTAVESSDAFGSIIPFYGEGQEAISRFAGLNPVVRVSGGTSGTGLASAAGFIFDISKQFDVRAFYASANANIPTSAADVPGLPGVSNTPLGAGVFGGSSIVATQLTFRPSSSLDIAFNYAHSYHEINILGTGLSSSDFGALAGVSLGTPVELNSFGGTVTWRLSPKVALSGYGAAMFVDDSSGRVDASTTFTSWMAGLHFNDLFKPGNNAGILFGQPLYRTSADGDARLTPAGERRAVPYHLEAYYRFKVSDNISITPGAFVLFNPEGNSRNDTTTVGVLRTTFTF, from the coding sequence ATGAGAAGATTTTTACTAGCTTCTGTTAGCGGAGCCAGCTTTCTATGTTTAATTGCTAGACCATTATCTGCACAAGTAATACCGAATCCAGATATTGCTAATAACACATATATAATCAATGATGCAGCGGAACAATTACCAGATAATAACAGTACTTTCATTGAAGTTAAAAGTAAGATTCATTCTATAAAAAAACGTAGTCAGATTCAGGAAAAATTCATTGTATCTGCGGATAGCAAACAACAAAACTCATTTGCTTTGAATCAGAAGCAGGAAAGCAACAATTTAGGGCTAACTGCAAAATTTCCAAATCGAGTCCCCGCATCAAATGTGATAGCACAAGTGACATCCGTATCCCAATTATCTGATGTACAGCCTACGGACTGGGCGTTTCAAGCACTGCAATCCCTGGTTGAGCGTTACGGTTGTATTGCTGGGTATCCGAATGGTACTTATCGAGGCAATCGCGCGATGACTCGCTATGAATTTGCTGCTGGCTTAAATGCCTGTCTCAATCGAGTCAACGAACTTGTTGCCACAGCGACTGCTGATTTGGTAAAAAGAGAGGATTTAGCCACCTTGCAGAGACTGCAACAAGAATTCACAGCAGAACTTGCGACACTGCGAGGTCGGGTAGATGTTGTAGAAGCTCGCACAGCAGAGTTGCAGGCAAATCAGTTTTCCACAACAACTAAACTAAGTGGTGAAGCTATTATTGCAGCTATTGGTGCTACAGGAGGCGCTCCTGGTAGGAATGATCCAAATATTATCCTGACAAATAGAGTGCGGTTGAATCTCAACACCAGTTTTACAGGCAAAGACTTACTGATTACTGGTTTGCAAGCTCATAACTTTTTAGGTGGTTTGGATGGTCGCGGTAGCCTTCAAGAATCTTTGGGATTAGCTCCGTCAGGATTTAGTGCCAGTAGCGCTCGTGTCAGTTTTGAACCGCAATTTCCTGGCGTCGATCCTAAAACTTTGTCGAGCACTGGTAGCAATGACGTTGAGCTTTACAAGCTGGTTTATATCTTTCCCATTGCTAAAAAATTAACTTTGTTTGCTGGAACTGCAGTGGAATCATCGGATGCCTTTGGTAGCATCATACCTTTTTATGGTGAAGGACAAGAAGCGATTTCTCGCTTTGCAGGTTTGAACCCCGTGGTGCGTGTCTCCGGTGGTACTTCGGGTACTGGTTTGGCATCGGCTGCAGGATTTATCTTTGACATATCAAAGCAGTTTGATGTAAGAGCTTTTTATGCGAGCGCAAATGCCAATATTCCTACTTCTGCTGCGGATGTTCCGGGTCTGCCGGGAGTTTCTAACACACCTTTGGGAGCAGGTGTGTTTGGAGGTAGTAGTATCGTGGCGACACAATTAACCTTTAGACCAAGTAGTTCCCTGGATATTGCTTTCAACTATGCCCACAGTTATCACGAAATCAACATCCTGGGTACAGGATTAAGCAGTAGTGATTTCGGTGCTTTGGCTGGTGTTTCATTGGGAACACCAGTTGAACTAAACTCTTTTGGCGGTACAGTAACTTGGCGTTTATCTCCAAAAGTTGCTTTATCTGGCTACGGTGCAGCAATGTTTGTTGATGATTCTTCGGGTCGTGTTGATGCTTCTACCACCTTCACAAGTTGGATGGCGGGATTGCACTTCAATGATTTATTCAAACCAGGAAACAATGCGGGGATTCTTTTTGGACAGCCACTTTATCGGACTTCTGCAGATGGTGATGCTAGACTGACTCCTGCTGGTGAGCGGCGGGCGGTTCCTTATCATTTAGAAGCTTACTATCGTTTTAAAGTCAGTGATAATATCAGCATTACTCCAGGAGCATTTGTCCTGTTTAATCCCGAAGGCAACAGTAGAAATGACACAACAACTGTAGGCGTACTCCGCACCACTTTCACCTTTTAA
- a CDS encoding ATP-grasp enzyme, producing the protein MREQIFAIFRNLGTLALLAIAFPFNCTVVLASLLWNFFSRRFSKQVVLNENPRNILIGGGRMTKTLQLARSFHAAGHRVILFDLDQYWFSGYRFSNSVAGFYTVPDSQEDLEAYTQAVRAIAKKENIDFFVPVGIFAASYFDSEGKPVLSGYCENFHFDADTMSMLDNKFTFAEKARSLSLSVPKTFLITDPEQVLKFDFSNEKRKYILKSIVYDSVLRLDLTKLPMDSPEKMALFVKNKPISKDNPWILQEFIPGTEYCTHDTVRNGELTVHCCCESSAFQVNYENVEHPQIQEWVSHFVKELQLTGQLCFDFIQAEDGTIYAIECNARAHSAITMYYNHPGFADAYLSKVPPAEPLQPLSDSKPTYWLYHELWRLNEIRSLKQLQMWFKNIWRGKDAIFEVNDPLPFLMVHHWHIPLLLLDSLRSLRTWVRIDFNIGKLIQFGEDVRYKTSTSATPK; encoded by the coding sequence ATGAGAGAGCAGATTTTTGCAATCTTCCGAAACTTGGGCACTCTTGCATTACTGGCGATCGCATTTCCCTTTAACTGCACCGTCGTACTCGCATCGCTGCTGTGGAATTTTTTCAGCCGACGGTTCAGCAAACAAGTGGTTTTGAACGAGAATCCGAGAAATATCTTGATCGGTGGTGGTAGAATGACCAAAACCCTTCAACTGGCGCGATCATTTCACGCTGCTGGGCATCGAGTTATTTTATTTGATCTCGACCAATACTGGTTCAGTGGTTATCGATTTTCCAACTCTGTGGCTGGCTTTTACACAGTTCCTGACTCGCAAGAAGACTTAGAAGCTTATACTCAAGCCGTGCGTGCGATCGCCAAAAAAGAAAACATAGACTTTTTTGTCCCGGTAGGCATTTTTGCTGCCAGCTACTTCGACTCCGAGGGTAAGCCAGTGTTATCAGGCTATTGCGAGAATTTCCACTTCGATGCTGATACGATGAGTATGCTGGATAACAAGTTTACGTTTGCAGAAAAAGCACGCTCACTCTCGCTATCTGTCCCGAAAACCTTCTTAATTACAGATCCCGAACAAGTTCTTAAATTCGACTTTTCTAACGAAAAGCGCAAATACATTCTCAAAAGTATTGTCTATGACTCTGTTTTACGCTTAGATCTGACTAAGCTACCAATGGATTCTCCCGAAAAAATGGCGCTTTTTGTTAAAAATAAGCCAATTAGTAAAGATAACCCTTGGATATTGCAAGAGTTTATTCCCGGAACAGAATACTGTACTCACGATACAGTGAGAAACGGTGAATTAACAGTACACTGCTGCTGTGAATCATCTGCTTTTCAAGTCAATTACGAAAACGTTGAACACCCACAAATTCAAGAGTGGGTGAGTCATTTTGTCAAAGAATTACAACTGACTGGACAACTTTGTTTTGACTTCATTCAGGCGGAAGATGGGACGATTTATGCGATCGAGTGCAACGCTCGCGCTCACTCTGCGATTACAATGTATTACAACCATCCAGGTTTTGCGGATGCCTATCTTAGTAAAGTGCCTCCAGCTGAACCTCTCCAACCCCTGAGTGATAGTAAACCTACTTATTGGCTTTATCACGAACTTTGGAGACTTAATGAAATTAGATCGTTAAAGCAGTTGCAAATGTGGTTTAAAAATATTTGGCGAGGAAAGGATGCAATCTTTGAAGTTAACGACCCACTACCGTTCTTAATGGTACATCACTGGCACATTCCTTTACTATTACTTGATAGTTTGCGCTCCCTAAGAACTTGGGTGAGGATTGATTTCAACATCGGGAAACTCATACAGTTTGGAGAAGACGTAAGATATAAAACCTCTACCTCTGCAACCCCTAAGTGA
- a CDS encoding helix-turn-helix domain-containing protein, which produces MGARLRVFLTREEDKTLLNLRTADVPHKVKERADVIRLNAHGAYVEKIAAHFNWDTQTVRDVLHKWKKLGIQGLWELPGRGGKSKYKEEDIVFLEECLKREPRTYNSLQLAQKLESDCLRQSYA; this is translated from the coding sequence ATGGGCGCTCGTTTAAGGGTATTTCTAACTCGTGAGGAAGATAAAACCCTGTTAAATCTGAGAACTGCGGATGTACCACACAAAGTCAAAGAACGAGCAGACGTAATCAGGTTAAATGCACACGGCGCTTATGTAGAAAAGATTGCTGCTCACTTTAACTGGGATACACAAACAGTTAGAGACGTTTTACACAAATGGAAAAAGCTTGGTATACAAGGACTTTGGGAATTGCCAGGTAGAGGTGGGAAATCGAAGTACAAGGAAGAGGACATAGTTTTTTTGGAAGAATGCCTTAAAAGGGAACCACGTACATATAACAGTCTTCAGTTAGCCCAAAAGTTAGAAAGCGATTGCCTACGGCAGAGCTACGCTTAA
- a CDS encoding aminoglycoside adenylyltransferase domain-containing protein, with the protein MDTRIPECIRPILADYLLSLRTELPDLIDACYIHGSIALGAFNPHLSDIDFITILTRRATAQEVENLKAVHQELELIYPQWKLEGSYLQWEDLGRSQQEIAPYPYYHDRVLRSAGYHDVNLVTWWVLKHRGISIIGLPSQMLAFAVDWNLLQIKMKENLNSYWVSWTRSPSKVAYLLTDSGIQWAVLGVVRLFYTLREHDITSKTEAGRYALVHLPAKWHQLIQEAINLREIRHGSSYRSKVSRAVEAVRFLRYVINVCNEQAS; encoded by the coding sequence ATGGATACTCGCATACCAGAATGTATTCGTCCAATATTAGCTGATTATTTGTTGTCATTACGAACCGAACTACCTGATCTTATAGATGCTTGCTATATTCATGGATCTATTGCACTTGGTGCGTTCAACCCACACTTGAGTGACATTGACTTCATTACTATCCTCACACGACGAGCTACAGCACAAGAGGTAGAGAATCTAAAAGCCGTCCATCAAGAGCTAGAACTGATCTATCCACAGTGGAAACTAGAAGGAAGTTATTTGCAATGGGAAGACCTTGGGCGCTCGCAACAAGAAATTGCTCCCTATCCCTACTACCATGATCGCGTCCTGCGTTCTGCTGGTTATCATGATGTGAACCTGGTCACCTGGTGGGTGTTAAAACATCGAGGCATTTCCATCATTGGACTTCCATCACAAATGCTTGCATTTGCAGTAGATTGGAATCTGTTGCAAATAAAGATGAAGGAAAATTTGAACAGCTATTGGGTGAGTTGGACACGATCACCAAGTAAAGTAGCATATTTACTAACGGATAGTGGTATTCAGTGGGCTGTGCTTGGCGTTGTGCGACTCTTTTACACTTTAAGAGAGCATGATATCACCTCAAAAACGGAGGCTGGCCGATATGCATTGGTGCATCTTCCAGCAAAGTGGCATCAGCTTATCCAAGAAGCAATCAATCTCCGCGAAATTCGGCACGGCTCCTCCTATCGCAGCAAAGTGAGTCGGGCTGTTGAGGCAGTACGCTTCTTACGCTATGTAATTAATGTATGTAACGAACAGGCATCTTAA
- a CDS encoding isopenicillin N synthase family dioxygenase, with amino-acid sequence MVMIPVIDFHLFTSSDATDRQTVVQQIYQACHQIGFMYLKNTNISNDLIHQVLKQSKDFFDLPLTVKQQLAWTDEFSNQGYVGFERERLNPNNPGDLKEAFNIGKQKLTDIDVTDKLSSPAKNPHILNFYQACTELANNVLQAIALALKLPEDFFATNHNQQNHTLRLLHYPSLSQPPKLRQVRAGEHSDYGSITLLFQDEVGGLEVRTASGKWIAAAPTPDTIVVNTGDLMERWTNHVFCSTKHRVMIQNDDTLNQSRYSVAFFCHPNDDTEIVCLESCQRDKSPIYPPILAGEYLLSRLQATY; translated from the coding sequence ATGGTTATGATTCCAGTCATTGATTTTCATCTCTTCACTAGTAGTGATGCAACAGACAGGCAAACTGTCGTTCAACAAATCTATCAAGCTTGCCATCAAATAGGATTCATGTACTTAAAAAATACAAACATATCAAATGACTTAATTCACCAAGTACTTAAACAAAGCAAAGACTTCTTCGATTTACCTTTAACAGTAAAGCAACAGTTAGCTTGGACGGATGAATTTAGCAATCAAGGTTACGTTGGTTTTGAAAGAGAACGCCTGAACCCCAACAACCCAGGAGACTTGAAAGAAGCGTTTAATATTGGGAAACAAAAGTTAACAGATATAGATGTCACAGATAAATTATCTTCTCCTGCAAAAAACCCTCATATTCTCAACTTTTACCAAGCTTGTACAGAACTTGCTAACAATGTGTTGCAAGCGATCGCTTTGGCTTTAAAATTACCAGAAGATTTTTTTGCCACAAACCATAACCAGCAAAATCATACTTTGCGGCTGCTGCACTATCCATCTTTATCCCAGCCACCCAAACTACGACAAGTTCGCGCTGGTGAACACTCCGACTATGGCAGTATTACCTTGTTATTTCAAGATGAAGTTGGGGGATTAGAAGTACGAACAGCATCAGGAAAGTGGATTGCAGCTGCACCAACTCCTGATACCATCGTCGTCAACACTGGCGATTTAATGGAACGCTGGACAAATCACGTGTTTTGCTCAACTAAGCATCGAGTGATGATTCAAAATGATGATACACTCAACCAGTCAAGATATTCTGTGGCATTTTTCTGTCATCCCAATGACGATACAGAAATTGTTTGTCTAGAAAGCTGTCAAAGGGACAAATCACCTATTTATCCTCCTATTCTTGCAGGAGAATATCTTTTAAGCCGTTTACAGGCAACTTATTAA
- a CDS encoding ATP-grasp domain-containing protein, translated as MKEQIFVVFQNLGTLVLLAIAFPLNCIVVLTSLLWNFLKQPFGKSIVVNPNSKNILIAGARMTKTLQLARSFHAAGHRVIIIDIEKFWPSGNKYSNSVAGFYTVPDPSKDLEGYVETLHAIAKKEKIDFFIPVAIFSVIHYDHGKRPLPDDVEFFHFDADVTKILDDKFAFAETARSFGLSVPKSFKITDPEQVINFDFSQEKRKYIIKSIPYDQIRRLNLTKLPCDTQAETAAFVKSLPISEENPWIMQEFIPGKEYCTHTTARDGESRMYCCCESSAFQVNYENVDQQEIMQWASHFTKELGKTGQLSFDFIEAEDGTVYAIECNPRTHSAITMFYNHPGVADAYLGKEPLAESLQPLADSKPTYWLYHEVWRLNEIRSFKQLQTWVRNILRGKEAIFEVSDPLPFLLVHHWQIPLLILDNLRRLKGWVRIDFNMGELIE; from the coding sequence ATGAAGGAGCAGATTTTTGTAGTTTTCCAAAACTTAGGCACTCTTGTATTACTGGCGATCGCATTTCCCTTAAACTGCATCGTCGTTTTGACTTCGCTATTGTGGAACTTTCTCAAGCAACCATTTGGCAAGTCAATTGTTGTCAACCCCAATTCCAAAAATATCTTGATCGCTGGCGCGAGAATGACGAAAACTCTTCAGCTAGCGCGTTCATTTCATGCTGCTGGGCATCGGGTGATTATAATTGACATCGAGAAATTCTGGCCAAGTGGTAATAAATATTCTAACTCTGTTGCAGGCTTTTATACCGTTCCCGATCCAAGCAAAGACTTAGAAGGCTACGTTGAAACCCTACACGCGATCGCCAAAAAAGAAAAGATCGACTTTTTTATCCCTGTAGCCATTTTTTCTGTCATCCACTACGATCACGGCAAGCGACCATTACCAGACGATGTAGAGTTTTTCCACTTCGATGCTGATGTCACGAAGATCCTGGATGACAAATTTGCCTTTGCCGAAACAGCGCGATCGTTCGGTTTATCAGTCCCCAAATCCTTCAAAATTACCGATCCTGAACAAGTCATCAACTTTGACTTTTCTCAGGAGAAGCGCAAATACATTATTAAAAGCATCCCCTACGATCAAATACGTCGCTTGAATCTCACCAAGCTACCTTGCGATACACAAGCAGAAACAGCAGCGTTTGTCAAGAGTCTGCCTATCAGTGAGGAAAACCCGTGGATTATGCAGGAATTCATCCCTGGAAAGGAATACTGCACTCACACTACCGCGCGAGATGGAGAGTCAAGAATGTACTGCTGCTGTGAGTCGTCCGCCTTTCAAGTCAACTACGAAAACGTTGATCAGCAAGAAATTATGCAATGGGCGAGTCACTTTACCAAAGAACTGGGAAAAACCGGGCAACTTTCCTTTGACTTCATCGAGGCAGAAGACGGAACTGTTTACGCGATTGAGTGTAACCCCCGTACTCACTCCGCCATTACTATGTTTTACAATCATCCAGGGGTAGCGGATGCCTATCTTGGTAAAGAACCTCTGGCTGAATCTTTGCAGCCTCTTGCTGATAGTAAGCCAACCTACTGGCTGTACCACGAAGTTTGGCGGCTGAATGAGATTAGATCGTTTAAGCAACTGCAAACTTGGGTAAGAAACATTTTGCGGGGGAAAGAAGCAATTTTTGAGGTAAGTGATCCCTTACCCTTTCTGCTCGTACATCACTGGCAGATTCCCTTACTGATTCTCGACAATTTACGAAGACTCAAAGGTTGGGTAAGAATAGATTTTAATATGGGCGAGCTGATAGAGTGA